The Shewanella japonica genome has a window encoding:
- a CDS encoding ATP-binding protein, with protein MKISQKLFLAFIGLTSIVLIATLSLARWSFDQGFVNYIHSLEEERLHTLSNSFSSLYGQSGQSWDNVSVQQLNTLLRVFSADPLKLVTNGDRKLPPRPLFVDAIKGVDSGPEERVRRGPPPHLRDARKAGPPRRLGPPTSIYNPAGERLAGDAFDDIDGSISMPVLYNDEVVATLYSNPIFEVNSISAKAFAKQQLWTSIWIGLLCLSLAIIISWLLARVLLMPVREVVKGISHLSKGNYSERFNLDRQDELGLLMNDIDHLAVTLENTRSAKNRWFADISHELRTPLSILCGEIDAIKAGIRPFNQQQLTSLEQEVMRIKHLVDDLYQLSLSDVGGLKYQFESLNITQCINETLLSLEDKISEKDIAVSFTADEPIFITGDAMRLRQLLANVILNSVAYTDSPGRLSIDLITEKERLLIVFNDTKPSVDASECELLFDPLHRQDSSRVRRNNGAGLGLTISRNIVEAHDGLISARPSNLGGLCIEIVLPLQKES; from the coding sequence ATGAAGATATCTCAAAAACTTTTTTTAGCATTCATTGGGCTGACCAGTATTGTTCTTATCGCAACCTTATCACTTGCGAGGTGGAGTTTTGATCAAGGCTTTGTTAATTACATTCATTCCTTAGAAGAAGAACGATTACATACATTATCCAATTCTTTTTCTTCTTTATATGGTCAATCAGGCCAAAGTTGGGATAACGTCTCTGTACAACAATTAAATACCTTGTTAAGAGTGTTTTCTGCAGACCCATTAAAGTTAGTTACCAATGGTGACAGGAAATTACCTCCTAGACCTCTTTTCGTTGATGCTATCAAAGGCGTTGATTCGGGTCCTGAAGAAAGAGTAAGGCGTGGGCCACCACCGCATTTAAGAGATGCTAGAAAAGCAGGGCCGCCCAGAAGACTAGGCCCACCAACATCAATATATAATCCAGCGGGTGAGCGTTTAGCTGGTGATGCATTTGACGATATTGATGGCAGCATCAGCATGCCTGTTTTATATAACGATGAGGTCGTTGCCACGTTATACAGTAACCCTATTTTTGAAGTAAATAGTATTTCGGCTAAGGCGTTTGCGAAGCAACAATTATGGACCAGCATTTGGATAGGTCTACTTTGTTTATCGTTAGCCATTATTATTTCATGGCTATTGGCACGGGTGTTACTTATGCCTGTAAGAGAAGTTGTAAAAGGGATATCTCATTTATCTAAGGGGAATTACTCAGAACGCTTTAATTTAGACCGCCAAGACGAACTGGGGCTGCTAATGAATGATATTGATCACCTTGCTGTGACTTTAGAAAATACACGCAGTGCCAAAAATCGTTGGTTTGCCGATATCTCACATGAACTGCGCACGCCATTGAGCATTCTTTGTGGTGAAATCGACGCTATAAAAGCTGGCATCCGACCTTTTAATCAACAGCAACTGACTTCACTAGAGCAGGAAGTGATGCGAATTAAGCATTTGGTTGACGACTTATATCAGCTTTCTTTATCTGATGTTGGCGGCTTAAAGTATCAGTTTGAGTCTCTTAATATTACCCAATGTATTAATGAAACATTACTATCACTAGAAGATAAGATCAGTGAAAAAGACATCGCAGTGAGTTTTACCGCTGATGAGCCCATTTTTATCACTGGTGATGCGATGAGGCTTCGGCAATTGTTAGCCAATGTGATTTTAAACTCAGTTGCCTACACTGATAGCCCTGGGCGCCTATCTATAGACCTCATTACTGAGAAAGAACGTCTATTGATTGTATTTAATGACACAAAACCGTCTGTCGATGCATCAGAGTGCGAACTTTTATTTGACCCTCTACATCGGCAAGATAGCTCACGAGTTAGGCGAAATAATGGTGCAGGTCTAGGTTTAACGATTAGCAGAAATATTGTTGAGGCTCATGACGGGCTGATTAGCGCAAGACCATCTAATTTAGGTGGCCTATGTATTGAAATTGTTCTACCTTTGCAAAAAGAGTCATAA
- a CDS encoding EAL domain-containing protein, translating into MHKLTEAAVNRWQQTIDLAAKALHSSVYVVSVDEQSLLITSEHQIELPCDSVSEFTHLVVKESKSLIKDFNTSTSLLNVNHSDFCHQDKRYKLYSLPVYFGNDREGQVISFICSVCELTHDSQQVDATLLMAAQSLSFQCEFDENVHLNGINLQNFINAFEEHIWIKDLSGQYAVCNQSVDIAWNKSHSEIIGQYDHDLFDSDTADSFVQGDRQAEIEGKPVVVGECERVDENNKRHWLETTKAPLYDSQDKLVGIIGITRNIARHKETQTQLLLAESVFENTVEGVLVTDRDGNITEVNAAFSKITGYERSEALGQNPRILNSGKHDSLFFSKMWNTLLVKGKWHGEIWNRRKSGEIFPQSVTINAIYSQEDKINYFVAVFADISTQKRNEEKLANLSYYDTLTQLPNRLLFRSILQKRVEKALHQQTQLAVVFFDIDFFKHINDSLGHDVGDKLLIEVGERLSQLSGEHCIVARLSSDEFVLLLTDIHQHELILRKINKLKSMIEQPFKFDDRPLIRVTLSMGVSVFPNDTLNFEQLLQNTDTALHIAKQNGRNNVTFYDSTMTLNSVEHLKIQSALHEAIQENQFHLVYQPKLSLLDSKLVGLETLIRWQHPEHGVISPAEFIPIAEKTGLIHQIGLMVLTMACKQGKTWLEAGYQFGHLAVNVASLQFQRSSFIDDVEKVLADTGFPANRLELEITESCMMYEPEKVINDLKRLGNMGIQLSVDDFGTGYSSLSYLKKLPINVLKIDQSFVADIPDDSNNTAIAKAIVAMGHALKLTVIAEGVETKEQAAFLLENGCDQAQGYFFSKPQLPATLTPILPQM; encoded by the coding sequence ATGCATAAATTAACAGAAGCTGCAGTGAACCGCTGGCAGCAAACTATCGATCTAGCAGCCAAAGCATTACATTCATCTGTATATGTCGTTTCTGTTGATGAGCAAAGCCTATTGATCACATCTGAACATCAGATTGAATTACCTTGTGATTCAGTTTCTGAGTTTACCCATTTAGTCGTTAAAGAAAGCAAAAGTCTTATCAAAGATTTTAATACTTCAACGTCACTGCTTAACGTAAACCATTCCGATTTTTGTCACCAAGACAAACGTTATAAGCTCTATAGTCTTCCTGTATATTTTGGTAATGACAGAGAAGGGCAAGTCATTTCATTTATTTGCTCAGTGTGTGAGTTAACCCATGATTCACAACAAGTTGATGCGACTTTGCTTATGGCTGCCCAAAGTTTGTCGTTTCAATGTGAATTTGATGAAAATGTCCATTTAAACGGGATTAATTTACAGAATTTTATTAACGCTTTTGAAGAACATATCTGGATTAAGGACCTCTCTGGTCAATATGCTGTTTGTAATCAAAGTGTGGATATAGCTTGGAATAAATCACATTCTGAAATTATTGGCCAATATGATCACGATTTATTTGATTCTGATACGGCTGACTCCTTTGTTCAAGGTGATAGGCAAGCTGAAATAGAAGGAAAGCCAGTTGTTGTCGGAGAATGCGAACGGGTTGATGAAAATAACAAGCGACATTGGTTAGAAACTACAAAAGCGCCGCTCTATGACAGCCAAGATAAGCTGGTCGGTATTATTGGTATTACGCGTAACATTGCTCGACATAAAGAAACCCAAACGCAACTGTTATTAGCTGAAAGTGTATTTGAAAACACTGTTGAAGGCGTCTTAGTTACAGATCGCGACGGCAATATCACTGAGGTGAATGCAGCATTCAGTAAAATAACTGGCTATGAGCGGAGTGAAGCATTGGGTCAAAATCCAAGAATTTTAAACTCTGGCAAACACGATTCACTATTCTTTTCAAAAATGTGGAATACCTTACTTGTAAAAGGTAAGTGGCATGGTGAAATTTGGAACCGACGTAAGTCAGGCGAAATCTTCCCTCAGTCAGTCACCATTAATGCGATTTACAGCCAAGAAGATAAAATTAATTACTTTGTCGCAGTGTTTGCTGACATTTCGACTCAAAAGCGCAATGAAGAAAAACTCGCAAATCTTTCTTATTACGATACTTTGACGCAATTGCCTAACCGGTTATTGTTTAGGTCAATTCTACAAAAGCGGGTTGAAAAAGCATTACATCAGCAAACACAATTAGCGGTCGTATTTTTTGATATTGATTTCTTTAAGCATATCAATGACAGCTTAGGGCATGACGTTGGGGATAAATTATTAATCGAAGTAGGCGAAAGGTTATCTCAACTTAGTGGTGAGCATTGTATTGTGGCTCGACTTAGTAGTGATGAGTTTGTGCTTCTACTGACTGATATTCATCAACATGAATTGATTTTACGTAAGATTAATAAATTAAAATCTATGATCGAACAACCTTTCAAGTTCGATGATAGGCCGCTTATTAGAGTTACGCTAAGTATGGGCGTGTCAGTATTCCCAAATGACACATTAAACTTTGAACAGCTATTACAAAATACAGATACAGCGTTACACATTGCTAAACAAAATGGACGTAACAATGTCACTTTTTATGATTCAACTATGACGCTCAATTCTGTTGAACATTTAAAAATTCAAAGTGCGCTGCACGAAGCTATTCAAGAGAATCAATTTCATCTTGTTTATCAGCCCAAACTATCTCTGCTTGATAGTAAACTTGTCGGTTTAGAGACATTGATCCGTTGGCAACACCCAGAGCATGGTGTCATTTCACCTGCTGAGTTTATCCCGATTGCTGAGAAAACTGGATTAATTCATCAAATCGGTTTAATGGTATTAACGATGGCTTGTAAGCAAGGTAAAACCTGGCTTGAAGCAGGTTATCAATTTGGTCATTTAGCGGTAAATGTAGCGAGTTTGCAGTTTCAACGTTCAAGTTTTATTGACGATGTTGAAAAGGTGCTTGCTGACACTGGCTTTCCTGCTAATCGACTTGAACTAGAAATCACAGAAAGTTGTATGATGTATGAGCCTGAGAAAGTCATTAACGATCTAAAGCGATTAGGAAATATGGGGATTCAGTTATCTGTTGATGACTTTGGAACCGGATATTCATCATTAAGTTATTTAAAAAAATTGCCGATCAATGTACTAAAGATTGATCAATCGTTTGTCGCGGATATTCCAGATGACAGTAACAATACTGCGATTGCTAAAGCGATAGTTGCGATGGGGCATGCATTAAAACTGACCGTTATCGCTGAAGGTGTGGAAACGAAAGAACAAGCTGCTTTCTTGTTAGAAAATGGATGCGACCAAGCACAAGGTTACTTTTTCAGTAAGCCACAATTACCAGCAACCCTGACCCCAATACTGCCCCAAATGTAA